A window of Candidatus Aegiribacteria sp. contains these coding sequences:
- a CDS encoding coenzyme F420-0:L-glutamate ligase: MKQIVIDAGGCSWQRIPVKTKLILKDDDLLGAIGDGLKESDVTLFPDDILFISEKAVGASQGRYYLLDDGSLHPRRLAVLLSRFVTKTPHGIGLGMPETMECALRECGTLRILFSAFIGALGKLFGRKGGFYRIAGSKARSIDGPTNGTIPPFNRAVSLAPDNPNGVSEIIAKRFSCKAAVVDINDLGGNILGVYPPDLNKELLIEILRDNPLGQGTESTPAGIIRQVSS; encoded by the coding sequence ATGAAGCAGATAGTTATTGATGCGGGTGGTTGCTCCTGGCAGCGTATCCCCGTGAAAACAAAGTTGATACTTAAAGATGATGATCTACTGGGCGCAATTGGAGACGGCCTGAAAGAATCGGATGTAACCCTTTTTCCCGACGATATACTGTTCATAAGTGAAAAAGCAGTCGGGGCAAGCCAGGGAAGGTACTATCTGCTGGATGATGGTTCACTCCATCCGAGGCGCCTTGCTGTATTACTGAGCAGATTCGTAACAAAAACACCACATGGAATCGGCCTGGGAATGCCGGAGACCATGGAGTGCGCCCTTAGGGAATGCGGTACCCTTCGAATACTGTTTTCAGCATTCATAGGCGCTCTGGGCAAGCTCTTTGGCAGAAAAGGCGGCTTCTATCGGATTGCAGGTTCGAAAGCCAGATCAATTGACGGACCCACCAACGGAACAATTCCGCCATTCAACAGAGCAGTCAGTCTTGCACCAGATAATCCGAACGGAGTCTCGGAGATCATAGCAAAGCGTTTCAGCTGTAAAGCTGCTGTGGTCGACATCAACGATCTGGGTGGAAATATCCTCGGTGTCTACCCGCCTGATCTGAACAAGGAACTTCTTATAGAAATTCTCAGAGACAACCCGCTGGGTCAGGGAACGGAAAGCACACCGGCAGGTATTATCAGACAGGTGTCTTCCTGA